CAATCCCTGCACGATCCCCAGCCTCTTCGACGCAGCACGCATAGGCAGCCGTGTAGAAGACATTCGCGGCGACATCCGCGACGCAGCCCACCTGGAGAAGTCGATGAAGGACTTCGCCCCGGAGGTCGTCTTTCACCTCGCCGCTCAGCCTCTCGTGCGTCTCTCCTACGACGATCCCATCACCACCTACGAGACCAACGTCATCGGCACAGCGCGCGTGCTGGACTCAGTTCGCCGTACGCCGTCGGTTCGCGCCGTAGTCTCGGTCACGACCGACAAATGCTACGAGAACAAAGAGTGGGTGTGGGGTTATCGCGAGACCGATCCCCTCGGCGGCTACGATCCCTACTCCAGCTCCAAGGCTTGCGCTGAGATCGTCTCCGCCGCCTTCCGCCAGTCATACTTCCCGGTCGACAAGATCGCCAGTCACCGAGTAGCCATCGCCACCGCACGTGCCGGCAACGTCATCGGCGGAGGCGACTGGTCGCTCGACCGCCTGCTCCCCGACCTCGTCCGAGGTTTTCTCTCCGGCAAGCCCGTGCCCATCCGCCGTCCGCACGCGATACGTCCCTGGCAGCATGTGCTTGAGCCGCTCCACGGCTATCTGAGCCTCGCCGAAAAGCTGCTCTCCGCCGACCCCGCGAGGTACGCGACAGCCTACAACTTCGGCCCGGCAGACGACGACGCACGTCCCGTAGGTTGGATCGCAGAGCGCATGACGCGCACCTGGGGCGACGGCGCCTCATGGGTTCTCGACGAAGACCCCAGCGTGCACGAAGCCGGCTATCTCAAACTCGATGCGAGCCGGGCTCGCGCAGACCTGGCTTGGACGCCCCGCCTCCATCTCTCCGACGCACTCGATTGGCTCGTCCGCTGGTACAAGGCGCACGAAGCAGGCGCTGACATGCAGGCTTACACCTTCGACCAGATCGGCCAGTACGAGACGATCCTTGCAAGCCCACCGGCATTTTAGATTCGACCGGAAGCGTTCCTCTCAGCAAGGATGCAGAGCAGGATAACAAGCCGAATGGCGCAGACAACACAACCCGCCGCAGCATGGACCTCCGACCTCAGGCAATGGCTGCGTGAGTCAGCCGCGCACTCCGGCTTCGACACCGTAGGAGTAGCGCCAGTCGCCACAGGCAATCCCGAAGACGATAAGCCACTCGACGCGCAACGATTCGAAGCCTGGATCGACTCCGGCCGAGCAGGCGAGATGGACTACCTCAAGCGCCGTGACGAGCACGGAGTCTTGCTGCGAAGCGACGTGCAGATCGCAATGCCCTGGGCGCGTTCGGTCATCGTCTGCGCGCTGAACTACAACGCCGCGGCCCCACTCTCCATTGACCCATCCTCACCCGCCACCGGATGGATCGCCCGCTACGCCTGGAGCGGCCGCACCGACCCCGCCAAACCCGGCGAACTCGCCCCCACCGATTATCACGACGAGCTGCTAAGCCGCCTCAAAAAAATCGAGTCACAACTCCACGAGCGCCTCGCCTGCCAGACCCGCTGCTATGTGGACACCGGCCCCCTGGTGGAGCGAGCCGCAGCCGCAAAGGCCGGCATCGGCTGGGTCGGCAAGAACACCTGCGTCCTCGATCAGAAGCTCGGCTCCTGGCTGTTGTTTGGCGTCATCGTCACGTCAATCCCGGTCTCCCCCACGTTCGAGCTCGAAGTCGCTGTGGACCGCTGCGGCAGTTGCACTCGCTGCCTCGATGCCTGCCCCACCGACGCGCTGGTTGCGCCACACCAGATGGACGCCTCGCTCTGCATCTCCTATCTCACCATCGAAAAAAAAGGCACAATCCCTGAAGAGCTGCGAGAACCGATGGGCCGCCAGGTCTTCGGCTGCGATATCTGCCAGGACGTCTGTCCCTGGAACCGCCGCTCTCCCATCTCGCAGAGCGACGGAATGCTCCCACGAAGACAGCTGGTCAACCCATCGCTGTCTTGGCTCGCCGAACTGGACTCCGCAACCTTCAAGCAATGGTTCAAGGGATCGCCTCTCGAACGCACGCGCCTGAAGCGGCTGCATCGCAACGTCGCTATCGCCATGGGAAACAGCGGCGAAGCGCAGTTCCTCCCACAATTGGAGCAATGGAGCGCAGCGGAAGACCCCGTGCTTGCCGAGTCGTCGCAGTGGGCCATCGCGCGCATCCACGGCCTCACCAACACTCCAACCCCCCAGCCCTCCTAGGCCAACATCAACAGCCACCGAAAACCGACACCCTCTGCTAGCATCGGGAGTGAATTGCCCGGCCGCCGCTCGCCGGATCTTGCATCGAACTCTCCTATGCCGTCAACTCTTCCCGACAAACCCGAAGCGCACACGACCGCGAACACCAGCCACCCGGATCTGCCGCCGAAGCCGATCGAGGAGGTCACACCCGTAGTCTGCGACGACACCCTCTCAGGACAGATCGTCGCGTTAGCCCGCTACATGGGCCGCACCGAGGTCCATACCTACGCCTTCAGCGTCGCCGCCAACGTCATCCTCTCGCTCTTTCCGTTCATCGTGCTCCTGCTGACCCTCTGCCGCAGCGTCTTCCACTCGCGCTCGATGGAGGCCATCGTCGGCGACATGATGAAGAACCTCCTCCCTGTCGGCCAGGACTTCGTCATGCGCAACATGCAGCTGCTGGCCCACCCCCACAAGGGGACCCAGCTCTTCTCGTTGGTCATGCTGCTGATCACCTCTACAGGTGTCTTTCTACCGCTCGAGGTTGCGTTGAACCGGGTTTGGGGAGTTCGCCAGAATCGAAGCTATCTTCACAACCAGGCCGTATCCCTCGGACTGGCCTTCGCGGTCGGCGTCCTGGCCATGGCCTCGGTAGCATCCACTGCCAGCCAGCAGACCATCCTCGCCTGGGTCTTCTTCGGCCACACCGAAAATGTCGTCTTCCACTTCATCTCCTTCGCCTTCCTCAAGCTCTGCGCCGGGCTTGCGAGCATCCTGATGTTCTTTCTAATCTATTGGGTGTTGCCCTACAGAAAGATTCCGGCGCGAGCAGTGGTGCCTACAGCCATCGTCGTCGGCCTGCTCTGGCAGTTGGCGAAGTACCTCTATATCAAGGCTCTTCCCTGGTTGGACTTTCAGTCCGTCTACGGACCGTTTTATATTTCGGTAGGGTTGATGATGTGGGCGTTTCTCTCCGGCCTGCTCTTGCTGGCA
The nucleotide sequence above comes from Tunturibacter empetritectus. Encoded proteins:
- the rfbG gene encoding CDP-glucose 4,6-dehydratase, whose translation is MSHDAKFWAGRRVFLTGHTGFKGGWLALWLSRLGAEVRGYSLNPCTIPSLFDAARIGSRVEDIRGDIRDAAHLEKSMKDFAPEVVFHLAAQPLVRLSYDDPITTYETNVIGTARVLDSVRRTPSVRAVVSVTTDKCYENKEWVWGYRETDPLGGYDPYSSSKACAEIVSAAFRQSYFPVDKIASHRVAIATARAGNVIGGGDWSLDRLLPDLVRGFLSGKPVPIRRPHAIRPWQHVLEPLHGYLSLAEKLLSADPARYATAYNFGPADDDARPVGWIAERMTRTWGDGASWVLDEDPSVHEAGYLKLDASRARADLAWTPRLHLSDALDWLVRWYKAHEAGADMQAYTFDQIGQYETILASPPAF
- the queG gene encoding tRNA epoxyqueuosine(34) reductase QueG → MAQTTQPAAAWTSDLRQWLRESAAHSGFDTVGVAPVATGNPEDDKPLDAQRFEAWIDSGRAGEMDYLKRRDEHGVLLRSDVQIAMPWARSVIVCALNYNAAAPLSIDPSSPATGWIARYAWSGRTDPAKPGELAPTDYHDELLSRLKKIESQLHERLACQTRCYVDTGPLVERAAAAKAGIGWVGKNTCVLDQKLGSWLLFGVIVTSIPVSPTFELEVAVDRCGSCTRCLDACPTDALVAPHQMDASLCISYLTIEKKGTIPEELREPMGRQVFGCDICQDVCPWNRRSPISQSDGMLPRRQLVNPSLSWLAELDSATFKQWFKGSPLERTRLKRLHRNVAIAMGNSGEAQFLPQLEQWSAAEDPVLAESSQWAIARIHGLTNTPTPQPS
- a CDS encoding YihY/virulence factor BrkB family protein, coding for MPSTLPDKPEAHTTANTSHPDLPPKPIEEVTPVVCDDTLSGQIVALARYMGRTEVHTYAFSVAANVILSLFPFIVLLLTLCRSVFHSRSMEAIVGDMMKNLLPVGQDFVMRNMQLLAHPHKGTQLFSLVMLLITSTGVFLPLEVALNRVWGVRQNRSYLHNQAVSLGLAFAVGVLAMASVASTASQQTILAWVFFGHTENVVFHFISFAFLKLCAGLASILMFFLIYWVLPYRKIPARAVVPTAIVVGLLWQLAKYLYIKALPWLDFQSVYGPFYISVGLMMWAFLSGLLLLAGAHFSATRYTLKLARQADLEAANDARPE